One Deinococcus grandis DNA window includes the following coding sequences:
- a CDS encoding TerC family protein has product MSDFLHVLSTPQGWVAILSLTLLELVLGIDNIVFITLLASRLPQAQQALARTVGLGLAVVTRVALLAGIAWLTRLQAPLFSLLGQDFSVRDLILIGGGLFLMVKSVRELSRMAADPLGSGEAQVGQVSLLSVILQIPLIDIVFSLDSVITAIGVSGDVPVMITAVVIAMIVMVAASGPISRYLDTHPPLKLLAAAFLLLVGTNLVAEAFEVGVPSAYLYFTMLFAGVVMLFTVRAARTVRSQAVDRAVQEALLARKDEAATAEPRQDR; this is encoded by the coding sequence ATGAGTGACTTCCTGCATGTCCTGAGCACCCCGCAGGGCTGGGTCGCGATATTGAGCCTCACGCTGCTGGAACTCGTGCTGGGCATCGACAACATCGTGTTCATCACGCTGCTCGCCTCGCGGTTGCCGCAGGCGCAGCAGGCGCTGGCCCGCACGGTCGGACTGGGGCTGGCCGTCGTGACGCGGGTGGCGCTGCTGGCGGGCATCGCGTGGCTCACGCGCCTGCAGGCGCCCCTGTTCAGCCTGCTGGGGCAGGACTTCAGTGTCCGCGATCTGATCCTGATCGGCGGCGGGCTGTTCCTGATGGTCAAGAGCGTCCGGGAGCTGTCCCGCATGGCGGCCGATCCGCTGGGCAGCGGCGAGGCGCAGGTGGGGCAGGTGTCGCTGCTGAGCGTGATCCTGCAGATTCCGCTGATCGACATCGTGTTCAGCCTGGACAGCGTGATCACGGCCATCGGCGTGAGCGGCGACGTGCCGGTCATGATCACGGCGGTGGTGATCGCCATGATCGTCATGGTGGCCGCCAGCGGCCCGATCAGCCGCTACCTGGACACCCACCCGCCGCTGAAGCTGCTCGCGGCGGCGTTCCTGCTGCTGGTCGGCACGAATCTGGTCGCGGAGGCCTTCGAGGTGGGCGTCCCCAGCGCGTACCTGTACTTCACGATGCTGTTCGCCGGGGTGGTGATGCTGTTCACAGTCCGCGCGGCCCGCACGGTCCGCTCGCAGGCCGTGGACCGCGCCGTGCAGGAAGCGCTCCTGGCGCGCAAGGACGAGGCGGCGACTGCAGAGCCCCGCCAGGACCGCTGA
- a CDS encoding WD40 repeat domain-containing protein, translating into MSPRPSVRLARVAALGALLGPAGAVTLSVRDAPLLPGPPALTEARWDAAGGAHLCLGERLVHLGAADLSSVASTWLGGPCRAVSVTPDATLAAALVGDRVVLVNVAQRRVTGTLTVTGLSGAGFGSGGELLVGSGAGLERVNPADLSRQVLDPAPVAALTVAADGSRALVVRGSRAQLLDTRTLRVLSGTSCDDTCAPGRAVFSADGRSVTVPLARTLIALRDGLPATTVLRASDPETTGAYSGLPLRNNTVLILRDGETQVRDVQTGHRERRVDQSGLGATPASLSPREQVLSVSSGPGGAALSAGTPDQPTARTLLRLPGAVRAGAVLADGSVATVGRDDTLRAGPRATPALDVQGVGRFTFALTGSGAAELRGGTLVPLAGQRGATALSVNHWGNHVASWNAQGLSVTAQKTGRVIFSAPVAGLSRVTVSPDATRAYLFPARGEARVMLLANRKTFALPVTPGAAYRDVQISGKGVFAYLRADGRTDLYAPGQRQPLATLPGGAPARFSPDSTLLAAATPTPSGWVVALHDPASGRELTRSVPLDGAPAFVAWGADSRTLLVGAGPLSGLGSVLTFTVTP; encoded by the coding sequence GTGTCCCCTCGCCCGTCTGTCCGACTTGCCCGCGTGGCTGCCCTGGGCGCCCTGCTCGGTCCCGCCGGGGCCGTCACCCTGAGTGTGCGCGACGCGCCGCTGCTGCCCGGCCCGCCCGCCCTGACCGAGGCCCGCTGGGACGCCGCCGGGGGCGCGCACCTGTGCCTGGGCGAGCGGCTGGTGCACCTGGGGGCCGCCGACCTGAGCAGCGTGGCGAGCACCTGGCTGGGCGGGCCCTGCCGCGCCGTGAGCGTCACGCCGGACGCCACGCTGGCCGCCGCGCTCGTCGGGGACCGCGTGGTTCTCGTGAACGTGGCGCAGCGGCGCGTGACCGGCACCCTGACCGTCACCGGCCTGAGCGGCGCGGGATTCGGGTCGGGCGGTGAGCTGCTCGTGGGGTCCGGGGCGGGTCTGGAACGGGTCAACCCGGCGGACCTGTCGCGGCAGGTGCTCGACCCGGCGCCCGTGGCGGCGCTGACGGTCGCGGCGGACGGCAGTCGCGCGCTGGTCGTGCGGGGCAGCCGCGCGCAACTGCTCGACACGCGCACCCTGCGGGTCCTGAGCGGCACGAGCTGCGACGACACCTGCGCGCCGGGCCGCGCGGTGTTCAGCGCCGACGGGCGCAGCGTGACCGTACCGCTGGCGCGCACGCTGATCGCGCTGCGAGACGGCCTGCCCGCGACGACCGTGCTGCGCGCCAGCGACCCCGAGACGACCGGGGCGTACAGCGGCCTGCCGCTGCGGAACAACACGGTGCTCATCCTGCGGGACGGGGAGACGCAGGTGCGGGACGTGCAGACCGGACACCGGGAACGCCGCGTGGACCAGAGCGGCCTGGGCGCCACGCCCGCCAGCCTCTCGCCGCGTGAACAGGTGCTGAGTGTCAGTAGCGGCCCCGGTGGCGCGGCCCTGAGCGCCGGGACGCCCGACCAGCCGACCGCGCGGACCCTGCTGCGCCTGCCCGGCGCGGTGCGGGCCGGGGCGGTCCTCGCGGACGGTTCGGTGGCGACCGTGGGCCGCGACGACACGCTGCGGGCCGGACCGCGCGCCACGCCCGCGCTGGACGTGCAGGGCGTGGGGCGCTTCACGTTCGCCCTGACGGGCAGCGGCGCGGCGGAACTGCGCGGCGGGACGCTCGTGCCGCTGGCCGGGCAGCGGGGCGCGACCGCCCTGAGCGTGAACCACTGGGGCAACCACGTGGCCAGCTGGAACGCGCAGGGCCTGAGCGTCACCGCGCAGAAGACCGGGAGGGTCATCTTCAGCGCGCCGGTCGCGGGTCTGTCCCGCGTGACCGTCTCGCCGGACGCCACGCGCGCCTACCTGTTCCCCGCGCGGGGCGAGGCGCGCGTCATGCTGCTCGCCAACCGCAAGACCTTCGCGTTGCCGGTCACGCCGGGCGCCGCGTACCGCGACGTGCAGATCAGCGGGAAGGGCGTGTTCGCATACCTGCGGGCCGACGGCCGCACCGACCTGTACGCGCCGGGGCAGCGGCAGCCGCTGGCGACCCTGCCCGGCGGCGCGCCCGCGCGCTTCAGCCCGGACAGCACGCTGCTGGCCGCCGCGACGCCCACGCCGTCCGGGTGGGTGGTGGCGCTGCATGATCCGGCCAGCGGGCGGGAATTGACCCGCAGCGTCCCGCTGGACGGCGCGCCTGCGTTCGTGGCGTGGGGGGCGGACAGCCGCACCCTGCTGGTCGGCGCGGGACCGCTGAGCGGGCTGGGCAGCGTGCTCACGTTCACTGTGACGCCCTGA
- the glgC gene encoding glucose-1-phosphate adenylyltransferase: MKPRVLGMILAGGQGSRLAPLTQKRSKPAVPFGSKYRIIDFAINNFINSGVFSIYVLTQYKAQSLTEHIQRGWRFGTFLSDYFITLVPAQMYRIEELGPVWYRGTADAVYQNMHLIDNYEADYVAIFSGDHIYKMNVEHMLQKHIETRADVTIAAYPMPQAQAHQFGVMHVDQNWRVTDFLEKPKNPPSIPGQEGVSLTSMGNYIFSRRALEELLETNMGGGEAGFDFGGDVIPRALSDGYNVMAYDFHRNPIPGQAGPNTYWRDVGTLDAYFDASMDLVSVNPEFDIYNPQWPLRTSSEFSPPAKFVHESDGRKGQAFNTIMAGGAIISGGTVRDSLLGRGVRTHSYSLVESCVLFDDVEVGRHAHIRNCIVDKNVIIPPGTKIGLDPEEDRARGFSLTDNGVVVVPKGFTF, from the coding sequence ATGAAACCACGCGTTCTGGGAATGATCCTCGCGGGCGGGCAGGGCAGCCGCCTGGCCCCGCTGACGCAGAAGCGCAGCAAACCGGCCGTGCCGTTCGGCAGCAAGTACCGCATCATCGACTTCGCGATCAACAACTTCATCAACAGCGGCGTGTTCTCCATCTACGTGCTCACGCAGTACAAGGCGCAGAGCCTCACCGAGCACATCCAGCGCGGCTGGCGGTTCGGGACGTTCCTCAGCGACTACTTCATCACGCTGGTCCCGGCGCAGATGTACCGCATCGAGGAACTCGGGCCCGTGTGGTACCGCGGGACCGCCGACGCGGTGTACCAGAACATGCACCTCATCGACAACTACGAGGCCGACTACGTCGCGATCTTCAGCGGCGACCACATCTACAAGATGAACGTCGAGCACATGCTGCAAAAGCACATCGAGACCCGCGCGGACGTCACCATCGCCGCGTACCCCATGCCGCAGGCGCAGGCGCACCAGTTCGGCGTGATGCACGTCGATCAGAACTGGCGCGTCACGGACTTCCTGGAGAAACCCAAGAACCCGCCCAGCATCCCCGGGCAGGAGGGCGTGAGCCTGACCAGCATGGGGAACTACATCTTCTCGCGCCGCGCGCTGGAGGAACTGCTGGAGACGAACATGGGCGGCGGCGAGGCCGGGTTCGACTTCGGCGGGGACGTCATTCCCCGCGCCCTGAGCGACGGGTACAACGTCATGGCGTACGACTTCCACCGCAACCCCATCCCCGGTCAGGCCGGTCCGAACACCTACTGGCGGGACGTCGGCACGCTCGACGCGTACTTCGACGCCAGCATGGACCTCGTGAGCGTCAACCCGGAGTTCGACATCTACAACCCGCAGTGGCCGCTGCGGACCAGCAGCGAGTTCTCCCCACCCGCGAAGTTCGTGCACGAGAGTGACGGCCGCAAGGGGCAGGCGTTCAACACGATCATGGCGGGGGGCGCGATCATCAGCGGCGGCACCGTCCGCGACAGCCTGCTGGGGCGCGGCGTGCGCACCCACTCGTACTCGCTGGTCGAGAGCTGCGTGCTGTTCGACGACGTCGAGGTCGGCCGTCACGCGCACATCCGCAACTGCATCGTGGACAAGAACGTGATCATCCCGCCCGGCACGAAGATCGGCCTGGACCCCGAGGAGGACCGCGCGCGGGGCTTCAGCCTCACCGACAACGGCGTGGTCGTCGTCCCGAAAGGCTTCACGTTCTGA
- a CDS encoding Hsp20/alpha crystallin family protein has product MNEPVLARLHHLMTLREEVESLAGVGPWTPAADWCDGDTHLELHLDVPGVQPDSLELLEEGDTVTVAGQRPEVTRLLHAERPSGTFRRTFTFPEPVVPQSGQASLSGGVLTVKFEKRHPTINVTAHHDDTPGED; this is encoded by the coding sequence ATGAACGAACCCGTGCTGGCGCGCCTGCACCACCTCATGACGCTGCGCGAGGAGGTCGAGTCCCTCGCGGGCGTCGGCCCGTGGACCCCCGCCGCCGACTGGTGCGACGGCGACACCCACCTGGAACTGCACCTGGACGTCCCCGGCGTGCAACCCGATTCACTGGAACTCCTCGAGGAGGGAGACACCGTCACCGTCGCCGGACAGCGGCCCGAGGTGACCCGCCTGCTGCACGCCGAGCGGCCCAGCGGCACCTTCCGCCGCACCTTCACCTTCCCCGAACCGGTCGTGCCCCAGTCCGGTCAGGCCAGCCTGAGCGGCGGAGTGCTGACCGTGAAGTTCGAGAAACGCCACCCGACCATCAACGTGACCGCCCACCACGACGACACGCCCGGCGAGGACTGA
- the miaA gene encoding tRNA (adenosine(37)-N6)-dimethylallyltransferase MiaA, with amino-acid sequence MQGPQTVPILTAPTAAGKSALALEAALACGAEIVSADAFTVYRGLDIGTAKPGAQDLARVPHHLIDVADVTGTFDVARFVTLAEAAIRDVLARGRTPLVVGGTGFYLQGLMQGLPLTPPSDPHVRAQVEADLASRGLDALLADIAATDPAEAARMERNPRRVVRAVEVHRRTGRYPGSFGRSEPAFRYAPLAFTRPPAELEARMHARVLEMFARGWAPEAAWLAAQVDPDALPRPTVWQALGYREALAVARGTLGAEDAAAQVTLATRQYARRQLTFVRTQLRAPVLSAGEVDAALREALGR; translated from the coding sequence GTGCAAGGCCCGCAGACCGTTCCGATCCTGACCGCCCCGACCGCCGCCGGGAAGTCCGCCCTGGCGCTGGAGGCGGCGCTGGCGTGCGGCGCGGAGATCGTCAGCGCAGACGCGTTCACGGTGTACCGGGGTCTGGATATCGGCACGGCGAAGCCCGGCGCGCAGGATCTGGCGCGCGTGCCGCATCACCTGATCGACGTGGCGGACGTGACCGGGACGTTCGACGTGGCGCGTTTCGTGACGCTGGCCGAGGCGGCCATCCGGGACGTGCTGGCTCGCGGGCGGACGCCGCTGGTGGTGGGTGGCACCGGCTTCTACCTGCAGGGCCTGATGCAGGGGCTGCCGCTGACCCCGCCCAGCGACCCGCACGTGCGCGCGCAGGTCGAGGCGGACCTGGCGTCGCGGGGCCTGGACGCACTGCTGGCCGACATCGCCGCGACGGACCCGGCCGAGGCGGCCCGCATGGAACGCAACCCGCGCCGGGTGGTGCGGGCCGTGGAGGTGCACCGCCGGACTGGGCGGTACCCGGGGTCGTTCGGGCGCAGCGAGCCCGCCTTCCGGTACGCGCCGCTGGCCTTCACGCGCCCCCCGGCAGAACTGGAGGCCCGCATGCACGCCCGCGTGCTGGAGATGTTCGCGCGTGGCTGGGCGCCGGAGGCCGCGTGGCTGGCCGCGCAGGTGGACCCGGACGCACTGCCCAGGCCGACGGTGTGGCAGGCCCTCGGGTACCGCGAGGCGCTGGCGGTCGCACGCGGGACCCTGGGCGCAGAGGACGCCGCGGCGCAGGTGACGCTCGCCACGCGGCAGTACGCCCGGCGGCAGCTGACGTTCGTGCGGACGCAGCTGCGCGCCCCTGTATTAAGTGCCGGTGAAGTCGATGCGGCCCTGCGGGAGGCTCTGGGCCGCTAG
- a CDS encoding AI-2E family transporter: protein MTRPPRPPAGIFVANLLPVAVGVIAILLSLSFFSQVAPSLLAITLAIIVATALNPVARRLERWMPRAAAGTLTVLLVVAVIGVALFLAVPPIAAQLGSIGGSSVNLSRIEPKLNAWLRAHPQLDAMLPADIFDRAQSQLSKLGSRAAEMLPSVLSLILGGVFTGLVTLVMVVYVLGNPVPLVNGVLGAVPPKRRLAATYALAQILKQTGAWGRATLLVMLVTGSCTALGFYLLGVQNWLVFGLLAALGELVPTIGPIVATIPPILFTLADDPQKAVWVAVFVLVFQQVSGFALSPLLVGGAGNLHPLSVIVGVVLFGGVFGLVGAFLTVPFLIVIKAIYQHFYLREAPDIPDAVAMALISGVVEDQLDREEEAREAVRRARAEVQEAELERQLEEGELDLEAALAADVTPDRDSPQDPPGGPSAPRAP from the coding sequence GTGACCCGCCCACCCCGCCCGCCCGCCGGTATCTTCGTGGCGAATCTGCTTCCCGTCGCAGTGGGCGTGATCGCCATCCTGCTGAGCCTCAGCTTCTTCAGTCAGGTCGCCCCCAGCCTGCTGGCGATCACACTCGCCATCATCGTCGCCACGGCCCTGAACCCGGTCGCGCGGCGGCTGGAACGCTGGATGCCGCGCGCCGCCGCCGGCACCCTGACCGTCCTGCTGGTCGTCGCGGTGATCGGCGTGGCCCTGTTCCTGGCCGTGCCGCCCATCGCCGCGCAGCTCGGCAGCATCGGCGGCAGCAGCGTCAACCTCAGCCGCATCGAGCCGAAACTGAACGCCTGGCTGCGCGCCCACCCACAGCTGGACGCCATGCTCCCCGCCGACATCTTCGACCGCGCCCAGTCGCAGCTGAGCAAACTGGGCAGCCGCGCGGCCGAGATGCTCCCCAGCGTCCTGAGCCTGATCCTGGGCGGCGTGTTCACCGGGCTGGTCACCCTGGTCATGGTCGTGTACGTCCTCGGGAACCCCGTGCCACTCGTGAACGGCGTGCTGGGCGCCGTGCCGCCCAAACGCCGGCTGGCCGCCACGTACGCCCTGGCGCAGATCCTCAAGCAGACCGGCGCGTGGGGCCGCGCCACCCTCCTCGTGATGCTCGTCACCGGCTCCTGCACCGCACTGGGCTTCTACCTGCTGGGCGTGCAGAACTGGCTGGTGTTCGGCCTGCTCGCCGCGCTGGGCGAACTGGTCCCCACCATCGGCCCCATCGTCGCGACCATCCCGCCGATCCTGTTCACCCTCGCGGACGACCCGCAGAAGGCCGTGTGGGTCGCGGTGTTCGTGCTGGTGTTCCAGCAGGTCAGCGGCTTCGCCCTGAGCCCCCTGCTCGTCGGCGGCGCCGGGAACCTGCATCCCCTGAGCGTCATCGTGGGCGTCGTGCTGTTCGGTGGCGTGTTCGGGCTGGTCGGCGCGTTCCTGACCGTCCCGTTCCTGATCGTCATCAAGGCCATCTACCAGCACTTCTACCTGCGTGAAGCCCCGGACATCCCCGACGCGGTCGCCATGGCCCTGATCAGCGGCGTCGTCGAGGACCAGCTCGACCGGGAAGAGGAAGCCCGCGAGGCCGTCCGCAGGGCCCGCGCCGAGGTGCAGGAGGCCGAACTCGAACGGCAGCTGGAAGAGGGCGAACTGGACCTCGAGGCTGCGCTGGCCGCCGACGTCACCCCCGACAGGGACAGCCCCCAGGACCCGCCCGGCGGTCCATCCGCCCCGCGCGCCCCCTGA